One genomic window of Coraliomargarita sinensis includes the following:
- the fmt gene encoding methionyl-tRNA formyltransferase has protein sequence MTDKPKIAYFGSDKICLPGLRYLFGEAADRCELTLIVSQPDRRSGRGKRLQQNPVAEFATAHGIPLLQPEKPDRELAESLQEAGLSLAFVMAYGHFLPKAIRDAPAYGMLNFHGSILPAYRGASPVETAIAVGEEETGVSLMEVVREMDAGAVADVERIRIEDVDTAVELRAKVGEGVVPLLWRHLGAAVSGQLEFKAQDASRASYCRKIKKEDAALDFYQTAQTLERRRRAFQPWPGAYFDHGETRIKVGRVNWRAGAVSAEPGTVLAAGSTLDVATAEGILQILELQRPGGRMLPVEAFLKGYRIDVDSILPSVRGEDLLQSNHA, from the coding sequence ATGACGGATAAACCCAAAATAGCTTATTTCGGATCGGATAAGATCTGCCTGCCCGGATTGCGCTATCTCTTCGGGGAAGCTGCCGATCGCTGCGAATTGACGCTGATAGTCTCTCAGCCCGATCGAAGGTCGGGGCGTGGCAAACGTTTGCAGCAAAATCCGGTGGCGGAGTTTGCGACCGCCCATGGCATACCCTTACTCCAACCGGAAAAACCGGACCGTGAGCTGGCCGAGTCTCTCCAGGAAGCCGGCTTGTCACTGGCATTTGTCATGGCCTACGGGCATTTCCTGCCCAAAGCGATTCGAGATGCGCCGGCATATGGTATGCTTAATTTTCACGGTTCGATCCTGCCGGCCTATCGCGGAGCCTCTCCTGTTGAGACGGCAATCGCAGTCGGCGAGGAGGAGACTGGAGTCAGCCTGATGGAAGTCGTTCGGGAAATGGACGCGGGCGCGGTGGCGGATGTGGAGCGTATTCGTATCGAAGACGTGGATACGGCAGTTGAACTCCGGGCGAAAGTGGGTGAAGGCGTGGTGCCGCTTCTGTGGCGTCATCTGGGTGCTGCCGTTTCGGGGCAACTGGAATTCAAGGCACAGGATGCTTCGCGGGCAAGCTACTGCCGAAAGATAAAGAAGGAAGACGCCGCTCTGGATTTTTACCAAACTGCGCAAACCCTTGAGCGACGGCGGCGAGCTTTCCAGCCATGGCCCGGAGCGTATTTTGACCACGGTGAGACGCGGATTAAAGTTGGTCGGGTCAACTGGCGGGCCGGTGCGGTTTCAGCGGAACCGGGCACCGTGCTGGCTGCCGGCAGCACGCTTGACGTCGCGACCGCGGAGGGGATTTTGCAAATACTCGAGCTGCAGCGCCCGGGTGGGCGTATGCTCCCGGTCGAGGCGTTTTTGAAAGGCTACCGGATCGATGTGGATTCGATTTTGCCGAGCGTAAGAGGAGAAGATTTGTTACAATCAAATCACGCATAA
- a CDS encoding sodium:calcium symporter — translation MQELLGQLQNLAGAWTPLALVGIFLLSSLIILWRLELMSHRGVEGTVLGTLFMPYFSGLGNLIFIGVVLQQNGPAREVAINSWTNNLTNLCLLLALPALIWGISLDAGSKAKKAQREFKVHRLSLALTIVAMIFFTLAVWVLGQDGQIDRFDGFALVGLFLFWQCFHIFEVLKENTRQGKGWHPMIVVDVILILMGSFLTLFAVDSIVNELLQRSDGFLSGQQLGLLTGWLMVLPNAVLAFYYAYKQRGDVVYSSQVGDGHICIPLCIGLFAIFKPMPLPDFMAKGLIFIVVIAAVHLACVIFFKSLPRIVAASLVAVYAYALYVQLSGGLA, via the coding sequence TTGCAGGAACTATTGGGACAACTTCAGAACCTGGCCGGTGCATGGACGCCGCTCGCCTTGGTTGGCATCTTTCTTCTCAGCTCGCTGATCATTCTTTGGCGGCTTGAGCTTATGTCGCACCGTGGCGTCGAAGGAACGGTACTCGGCACCCTTTTCATGCCCTACTTCTCCGGACTCGGTAATCTGATTTTCATCGGCGTGGTCCTGCAGCAGAACGGGCCGGCTAGAGAAGTGGCGATCAATTCCTGGACGAATAATCTGACCAACCTCTGTCTACTGCTCGCACTCCCCGCCCTGATCTGGGGCATTTCTCTGGATGCAGGTTCTAAAGCGAAAAAAGCGCAGCGTGAATTCAAGGTGCACCGTCTCTCGCTTGCGCTCACTATTGTGGCGATGATTTTCTTTACTTTGGCTGTTTGGGTTCTCGGGCAGGACGGCCAAATCGACCGCTTTGATGGCTTCGCTCTCGTTGGTCTTTTTCTCTTCTGGCAGTGCTTTCACATTTTTGAAGTGCTGAAGGAAAATACGCGTCAGGGAAAAGGCTGGCACCCCATGATCGTGGTCGACGTCATTCTCATTCTGATGGGTAGCTTCCTCACCCTCTTTGCAGTCGACAGCATCGTCAACGAACTGCTGCAACGAAGCGACGGTTTCCTCAGTGGCCAACAACTCGGATTACTTACCGGCTGGCTCATGGTTCTTCCCAATGCCGTCCTCGCCTTTTACTATGCTTACAAACAGAGAGGCGATGTGGTTTACAGCTCGCAGGTGGGCGACGGGCATATCTGTATTCCACTCTGCATCGGACTCTTCGCGATTTTCAAGCCCATGCCTCTTCCCGATTTCATGGCGAAGGGACTGATTTTCATCGTAGTGATCGCCGCCGTGCATCTGGCTTGCGTCATCTTCTTCAAGAGCCTGCCGCGAATCGTCGCAGCCAGCCTGGTCGCGGTTTACGCTTATGCCCTTTACGTCCAGCTCAGCGGCGGGTTGGCTTAA
- a CDS encoding inositol monophosphatase family protein — protein MSEITRAQKDEFIEFIAYLCDEAAKEILPHYGPEVEIERKSDATPVTLADRNAEKRIREILAERYPEHGIIGEEYGREREDAEFVWVLDPVDGTKSFISGVPLFATLIALLHNGRPVIGAINQPVMKQMVIGDCETTTLNGKPVSGRPACQLNEATLCTTDPIRETLWQNKADWSALPPKTALYRSWGDAGGYILLCSGFIDIMCDPLMEIWDCAAIIPCLEGAGFKATGWKGGDAFDERCIIAAKEPLHNEVMATLYPER, from the coding sequence ATGTCTGAAATCACACGCGCCCAAAAGGACGAGTTCATTGAATTTATTGCCTACCTCTGCGACGAAGCTGCCAAGGAAATCCTGCCGCACTACGGCCCGGAAGTTGAGATCGAACGCAAGTCCGACGCCACACCGGTTACCCTGGCAGACCGCAATGCCGAAAAACGGATCCGCGAAATTCTCGCCGAACGCTATCCCGAGCACGGCATCATCGGAGAGGAGTACGGCCGTGAGCGTGAGGACGCCGAGTTCGTTTGGGTCCTTGATCCGGTGGACGGGACAAAGTCGTTCATCTCGGGGGTTCCTCTCTTTGCCACGCTGATCGCCCTGCTCCACAATGGCCGCCCGGTCATCGGCGCGATCAATCAACCCGTCATGAAGCAGATGGTCATCGGTGACTGCGAAACCACCACCCTGAACGGCAAGCCCGTCTCCGGCCGCCCGGCGTGTCAATTAAATGAAGCCACGCTCTGCACCACCGATCCGATCCGCGAGACGCTCTGGCAGAACAAGGCCGACTGGTCCGCACTTCCCCCGAAGACCGCCCTCTACCGCTCTTGGGGGGATGCGGGTGGCTACATTCTCCTTTGCTCCGGATTCATTGATATTATGTGCGACCCCCTCATGGAAATTTGGGACTGCGCGGCTATCATTCCCTGTCTGGAAGGTGCCGGATTCAAAGCCACCGGCTGGAAAGGTGGCGACGCTTTTGATGAGCGCTGCATCATCGCTGCCAAGGAACCGCTTCATAATGAAGTAATGGCGACTCTCTACCCCGAAAGATAA
- a CDS encoding 3'-5' exonuclease, protein MSATPIHVIDFEGSRQSGVVEYGVATLAGRSITATYSRICAPVGTISDLDRAQHGINEELAGTAEAFDREWTLFSGLRKEGPFCAHNVAVEAGLIATVWPYPKKCPNFAEPEAEAADWGPWLDTLRLYRRIYPGMESYGLEFLVKVFDLEEELDRLAQLHCPPHRRRYHCALYDAMASALLLARLFSEPELESASLRWLILQSASSESQRESMGQQELL, encoded by the coding sequence ATGAGCGCCACACCTATTCATGTGATTGATTTCGAAGGCAGCCGACAAAGCGGGGTCGTGGAGTATGGCGTTGCGACACTGGCCGGTCGTTCCATTACGGCGACCTACAGCCGGATTTGTGCCCCGGTGGGAACGATTTCGGACCTGGACCGGGCACAGCACGGTATCAATGAGGAACTTGCCGGCACGGCGGAGGCATTTGACCGCGAATGGACCTTGTTTTCCGGCCTGAGAAAAGAAGGGCCGTTCTGTGCGCATAATGTCGCCGTGGAAGCCGGACTGATTGCCACGGTCTGGCCCTATCCGAAAAAGTGCCCGAACTTTGCCGAGCCGGAAGCCGAGGCCGCGGACTGGGGCCCGTGGTTGGATACGCTGCGTCTCTACCGTAGAATCTATCCGGGAATGGAGAGCTACGGATTGGAGTTTCTGGTCAAGGTGTTCGATCTGGAGGAGGAACTCGACCGCCTGGCACAATTGCACTGTCCGCCTCACCGTCGACGCTACCACTGCGCGCTTTACGATGCCATGGCATCGGCCTTGCTGCTGGCGCGACTTTTTTCCGAGCCTGAACTTGAATCGGCCAGCCTGAGGTGGTTGATCTTGCAAAGTGCTTCATCGGAATCTCAACGTGAGTCGATGGGGCAGCAGGAACTGCTCTAA
- a CDS encoding SO_0444 family Cu/Zn efflux transporter, translated as MVQFITNLFHNSWELTAEMAPYLLFGFAVAGLLHVLIRADFVQRHLGKPGLSAVIKGSLVGVPMPLCSCSVIPIAASLRKSGASRGATASFLSSTPQTGVDSIFATYALLGGIFTAVRVLVAFACGITAGYLIEIFCKETPKADSPNFSDLNFSPEKDDKPTSTPATDASCCGKKSPQRGWREAIRYGFITLPADLALALIFGLILAGLITTLLPQDLLTGSLSSGFMAFFMATLISLPLYVCATGSIPMAYALMAAGLSPGAALVFLITGPATNTATIVTVWKMLGRIPTIIYLLSLLAISWLAGALFNMTVAQHMIDLEGAHGEHAHLSYWQHLAGILLVGILLASLIVPKLKQGKSCCSE; from the coding sequence ATGGTCCAGTTTATCACAAACCTTTTTCACAACAGCTGGGAGCTGACTGCCGAGATGGCGCCCTACCTGTTGTTCGGTTTTGCCGTGGCCGGACTTTTGCATGTTTTAATCCGGGCCGATTTTGTACAGCGACACCTGGGTAAGCCCGGGCTGAGCGCGGTGATCAAAGGCTCCCTCGTCGGGGTGCCGATGCCCCTTTGCTCCTGCTCGGTTATTCCGATTGCCGCTTCGTTGCGCAAGAGCGGAGCCAGCCGGGGAGCCACCGCGTCCTTTCTCAGTTCGACACCACAGACCGGAGTCGATAGCATTTTCGCCACATACGCATTGCTGGGCGGCATTTTTACAGCAGTGCGCGTACTTGTCGCTTTTGCCTGCGGCATCACCGCCGGCTACCTGATCGAGATTTTCTGCAAGGAAACGCCGAAAGCCGACTCCCCGAACTTCTCTGACCTGAACTTCAGTCCGGAGAAAGACGACAAGCCAACATCCACGCCGGCCACCGATGCTTCGTGCTGCGGGAAAAAGTCGCCCCAGCGTGGTTGGCGCGAAGCAATCCGCTACGGCTTTATCACCCTACCGGCGGACCTTGCCCTCGCATTGATTTTTGGGCTGATTCTCGCGGGGCTTATCACCACCCTGCTGCCGCAGGACTTACTGACCGGCTCACTCAGCTCGGGCTTTATGGCCTTCTTCATGGCCACGCTCATCAGTTTACCGCTCTACGTTTGTGCGACCGGATCAATTCCCATGGCTTACGCGCTCATGGCAGCAGGCTTGTCACCGGGTGCGGCGCTTGTCTTTCTCATTACCGGACCAGCCACCAATACAGCGACCATCGTCACCGTCTGGAAAATGCTCGGGCGCATACCGACGATCATTTACCTTCTCAGCCTGCTCGCGATCTCCTGGCTGGCCGGGGCATTATTCAACATGACTGTGGCTCAGCATATGATCGATTTGGAAGGCGCTCATGGCGAACATGCACATCTTTCCTACTGGCAACACCTGGCCGGAATCCTACTCGTCGGCATCCTCCTGGCGAGTTTGATCGTCCCGAAATTGAAGCAGGGGAAGTCCTGCTGCAGTGAGTAA